In Musa acuminata AAA Group cultivar baxijiao chromosome BXJ2-8, Cavendish_Baxijiao_AAA, whole genome shotgun sequence, one genomic interval encodes:
- the LOC135619309 gene encoding nuclear transcription factor Y subunit B-like, translated as MADAPASPGGGGCGHESGGDQSPRSSVREQDRFLPIANISRIMKKALPANAKIAKDAKETVQECVSEFISFITSEASDKCQREKRKTINGDDLLWAMATLGFEDYIEPLKLYLHKYREVLFCFLFFHLNLS; from the exons ATGGCGGATGCGCCGGCTAGCCCCGGTGGTGGAGGTTGCGGCCACGAAAGCGGAGGTGACCAGAGCCCCCGATCCAGCGTCCGGGAGCAGGACCGCTTCCTCCCCATCGCCAACATCAGCCGGATCATGAAGAAGGCGCTCCCCGCCAACGCCAAGATCGCCAAGGACGCCAAGGAGACCGTCCAGGAGTGTGTCTCCGAGTTCATTAGCTTCATCACCAGCGA GGCCAGTGATAAATGCCAGCGGGAGAAAAGAAAGACCATTAATGGCGACGATCTGCTGTGGGCGATGGCCACTCTGGGATTCGAGGACTATATCGAGCCGCTGAAATTGTATCTGCATAAGTACAGAGAGGTtcttttctgttttcttttttttcatttgaatctTTCCTGA